A portion of the Rhodococcus pseudokoreensis genome contains these proteins:
- a CDS encoding phosphotransferase family protein, whose translation MTEHRGLDLVALQKFLSDSNVPLNGELRADLISGGKSNLTYAIHDDSSRWVLRRPPTAGLTPSAHDVAREFRITSALQGTDVPVAATVALCEDDSVMGASFTVVEHVTGQVIRTKSDLDALSDADIDSCTDELVRVLGALHNVDYDAVGLGELGRPDGYVARQVKLWASQWARVKTTDSADVDRLHAALAESIPQQSESSIVHGDYRIDNTILAPGDVSTVAAVVDWELSTLGDPLTDVALMCVYRHPALDLVLGEPAAWTSPRLPSADDLAQRYTVASGRDLVHWNFYLALANFKLAVIAEGINHRYRAGATVGDGFDKAGDAVPEFIAAGLRALKGQTV comes from the coding sequence ATGACCGAACACCGCGGCCTCGATCTCGTTGCCCTGCAGAAGTTCCTGTCCGATTCGAATGTCCCTCTGAATGGCGAGTTGCGAGCCGACCTGATCTCGGGCGGCAAGTCCAACCTCACGTACGCCATTCACGACGACTCCTCGCGGTGGGTGCTGCGAAGGCCGCCCACCGCGGGGCTCACACCCTCGGCGCACGACGTGGCCCGCGAGTTCCGCATCACCTCGGCGCTGCAGGGCACCGACGTGCCGGTCGCCGCGACCGTCGCGCTGTGCGAGGACGACAGCGTCATGGGCGCGTCGTTCACCGTGGTGGAACACGTGACGGGCCAGGTGATCCGGACCAAGTCGGACCTCGATGCGCTGTCCGACGCGGACATCGACTCGTGCACCGACGAACTGGTCCGCGTGCTCGGCGCGTTGCACAACGTCGACTACGACGCCGTCGGCCTGGGCGAACTCGGCCGCCCGGACGGGTACGTGGCCCGGCAGGTGAAGCTGTGGGCGAGTCAGTGGGCGCGGGTGAAGACGACGGATTCCGCCGACGTCGACCGCCTCCATGCCGCGCTGGCCGAGTCGATTCCGCAGCAGTCGGAGTCGTCGATCGTGCACGGCGACTACCGCATCGACAACACGATCCTCGCGCCCGGTGACGTGAGCACCGTGGCGGCCGTCGTCGACTGGGAACTCTCGACCCTCGGTGACCCGCTCACCGACGTCGCTCTGATGTGCGTCTACCGGCATCCGGCTCTCGACCTGGTGCTCGGCGAACCCGCGGCGTGGACGAGCCCGCGACTGCCGTCGGCCGACGATCTCGCGCAGCGCTACACCGTGGCGTCGGGGCGTGACCTGGTGCACTGGAACTTCTACCTGGCCCTCGCGAACTTCAAGCTCGCCGTCATCGCCGAGGGCATCAACCACCGCTACCGGGCAGGCGCCACCGTCGGAGACGGCTTCGACAAGGCAGGCGACGCCGTGCCCGAATTCATCGCGGCCGGCCTGCGCGCCCTGAAAGGACAGACCGTATGA
- a CDS encoding ribulose 1,5-bisphosphate carboxylase large subunit has translation MSLVQLGTRDLVRTVTGIARWSADTAELVVSLPGRIGVLLDQVEVLIARIEAISGGAEIAVARANAVAEAAATVVATAGTTSASAQTLIDLYEPLATKAAPLAQRFVDDLTEEEIHAAIGLVDHLPELTMRMEGLMPILATLDTVSPEIHQLLEEVQGVRQAIQGVPGFKFFRKRGEAQEDED, from the coding sequence ATGTCTCTCGTACAACTCGGCACCCGCGACCTGGTGCGTACCGTCACCGGAATCGCCCGGTGGTCGGCGGACACCGCTGAACTCGTCGTCTCCCTTCCCGGCCGGATCGGCGTCCTCCTGGACCAGGTCGAGGTGCTGATCGCCCGCATCGAGGCGATCAGCGGCGGCGCCGAGATCGCGGTGGCGCGGGCGAACGCGGTTGCGGAAGCGGCGGCCACCGTCGTCGCCACGGCGGGGACCACGTCCGCGTCGGCGCAAACCCTGATCGACCTGTACGAACCGCTCGCGACGAAGGCCGCCCCACTCGCGCAGCGGTTCGTCGACGACCTCACCGAGGAGGAGATTCACGCCGCGATCGGGTTGGTGGACCACCTGCCCGAGCTGACGATGCGCATGGAGGGGCTCATGCCGATCCTGGCGACCCTCGACACCGTGTCGCCGGAGATCCACCAGCTCCTCGAGGAGGTCCAGGGGGTGCGTCAGGCGATCCAGGGCGTCCCCGGGTTCAAGTTCTTCCGCAAGCGCGGCGAGGCGCAGGAGGACGAGGACTAG
- a CDS encoding NADPH:quinone oxidoreductase family protein encodes MKAWRVHELGQPRDVLTFEDIPDLEPKAGALLVKVLSAAANFPDVLLCRGEYQIKPPLPFTPGVELCGEVVELGEGVTGFAVGDRVIGMPSLPNGGFAELAVMSAATAFPAPEALDDAEASALSIGYQTGWFALHRRTQIRPGETLLVQAAAGGVGSAAVQLGKAAGAKVIGVVGGPEKAAYTRELGADLVIDRHSDDFVQVVKDFTDGRGADVVFDPVGGDSYTKSTKCIAFEGRIIVIGFASGTIPSPGLNHALIKNYSIIGLHWGLYNAYDPAAIRQCHDELTRMAAAGEIKPMISERLGLTDVADGIGRLGDGTTVGRLAFLPGR; translated from the coding sequence ATGAAGGCGTGGCGTGTACACGAACTGGGTCAGCCGCGGGACGTCCTGACGTTCGAGGACATCCCCGACCTCGAGCCGAAGGCCGGAGCGTTGCTGGTCAAGGTGCTCTCCGCGGCCGCCAACTTCCCGGACGTGCTGTTGTGCCGCGGTGAGTACCAGATCAAGCCGCCGCTTCCGTTCACTCCCGGCGTCGAGCTGTGCGGCGAGGTGGTGGAGCTGGGAGAAGGCGTCACCGGGTTCGCCGTCGGCGACCGGGTGATCGGCATGCCGAGCCTGCCGAACGGCGGGTTCGCGGAGTTGGCCGTCATGTCGGCGGCCACCGCGTTCCCCGCCCCTGAGGCCCTCGACGACGCCGAAGCATCGGCACTGTCGATCGGGTACCAGACGGGATGGTTTGCGCTGCACCGCAGAACGCAGATCCGGCCCGGCGAAACCCTGCTCGTGCAGGCCGCGGCAGGTGGCGTGGGCAGCGCGGCCGTGCAACTGGGCAAGGCGGCAGGCGCCAAGGTGATCGGCGTCGTCGGCGGGCCCGAGAAGGCCGCCTACACGCGGGAACTCGGTGCCGACCTCGTCATCGACCGGCACAGCGACGATTTCGTCCAGGTCGTGAAGGACTTCACGGACGGCCGCGGTGCGGACGTCGTGTTCGATCCGGTGGGCGGCGACTCCTACACGAAGTCGACCAAGTGCATCGCGTTCGAGGGACGCATCATCGTGATCGGGTTCGCGAGTGGCACCATCCCGTCACCCGGGTTGAACCATGCGCTGATCAAGAATTACTCGATCATCGGGCTGCACTGGGGTCTGTACAACGCCTACGACCCCGCCGCCATCCGGCAGTGTCACGACGAGCTGACGAGGATGGCCGCGGCAGGCGAGATCAAACCGATGATCAGCGAGCGACTCGGACTCACCGACGTCGCGGACGGCATCGGACGCCTCGGCGACGGGACGACGGTCGGACGGCTGGCGTTCCTGCCCGGACGCTAG
- a CDS encoding acyl-CoA dehydrogenase family protein: MAIDLSYAPEVTALVEKTEAFIREVVLPIEDEHGGDITAAGGDTLRVQMQKAAKDAGVFAPHAPVEYGGLGLNMTDRAPVFEAAGYSLFGPTALNIAAPDEGNVHMLAHIASPEQKERFLAPLAHGDVRSAFAMTEPSPGAGSDPSALTTRAEKVPGGWKINGHKYFITGADGAGFFIIFARTSGVPGDRGGATMFLTPADAEGLTVGRHIDTLDRSMIGGHCEVFFEDLFVPDSGVLGEVDQGFAYAQVRLGPARMTHVMRWLGAARRGHDVAVAHVAQRDGFGGKLGDLGMVQKMIADNEIDIAATRALLTQACWELDQGGHASNSTSIAKTYAAEAIFRIVDNSVQMCGGLGVSGDLPLARLSREVRPFRVYDGPSEVHRWAIAKRVVGAAKKAAREAGA; the protein is encoded by the coding sequence GTGGCGATCGATCTGTCCTATGCACCCGAGGTGACCGCACTCGTCGAGAAGACCGAGGCGTTCATCCGCGAAGTCGTGCTCCCCATCGAGGACGAGCACGGCGGCGACATCACCGCCGCCGGTGGCGACACCCTGCGCGTGCAGATGCAGAAGGCGGCCAAGGACGCCGGAGTCTTCGCCCCGCACGCACCCGTCGAGTACGGCGGACTCGGCCTGAACATGACCGACCGCGCGCCCGTCTTCGAGGCCGCCGGTTACTCGCTATTCGGACCGACGGCACTGAACATCGCCGCACCCGACGAGGGCAACGTCCACATGCTCGCGCACATCGCGAGCCCCGAGCAGAAGGAGCGGTTCCTCGCTCCGCTGGCGCACGGCGACGTGCGGTCGGCGTTCGCCATGACCGAGCCGTCGCCCGGAGCCGGCTCCGACCCGTCCGCGCTGACCACGCGCGCCGAGAAGGTGCCGGGCGGGTGGAAGATCAACGGCCACAAGTACTTCATCACCGGAGCCGACGGCGCCGGATTCTTCATCATCTTCGCCCGCACGTCCGGCGTGCCCGGCGACCGCGGCGGCGCCACGATGTTCCTCACGCCGGCCGACGCCGAGGGGCTGACGGTGGGGCGTCACATCGACACCCTCGACCGCTCGATGATCGGTGGGCACTGCGAGGTGTTCTTCGAGGATCTGTTCGTCCCCGACAGCGGGGTCCTCGGCGAGGTGGACCAGGGATTCGCCTACGCCCAGGTCCGGCTCGGGCCCGCCCGGATGACGCACGTCATGCGCTGGCTGGGCGCCGCGCGCCGCGGCCACGACGTCGCCGTGGCGCACGTCGCGCAGCGTGACGGTTTCGGCGGCAAGCTGGGCGATCTCGGCATGGTCCAGAAGATGATCGCGGACAACGAGATCGACATCGCCGCCACCCGGGCACTGTTGACTCAGGCCTGCTGGGAACTCGATCAGGGCGGCCACGCGAGCAACTCGACGTCCATCGCGAAGACCTACGCCGCGGAGGCGATTTTCCGGATCGTCGACAACTCCGTGCAGATGTGTGGCGGTCTCGGCGTGTCCGGCGACCTGCCCCTCGCCCGGCTGTCCCGCGAGGTGCGGCCGTTCCGCGTGTACGACGGGCCGTCCGAGGTGCACCGCTGGGCCATCGCCAAGCGCGTGGTGGGTGCCGCGAAGAAGGCCGCGCGGGAGGCAGGCGCATGA
- a CDS encoding RNA polymerase sigma factor produces the protein MTLKPFEDVVAEHGPTVLRVCRAVVGPVDAEDAWSETFIAAMRAYPDLSPESNVEAWLVTIAHRKALDHIRARDRRPVPTDELPEQTTDRGLPGGHDPELWKAVGALPMKQRAAVAYHYLAGLPYTEIAVILGNSPAASRRAAADGVAALRKTLSISVSGDIT, from the coding sequence ATGACCCTGAAGCCGTTCGAAGACGTCGTGGCCGAGCACGGCCCGACGGTCCTGCGGGTCTGCCGGGCCGTGGTCGGTCCGGTGGACGCCGAGGACGCCTGGTCGGAGACGTTCATCGCCGCGATGCGCGCGTACCCCGACCTGAGTCCGGAGAGCAACGTCGAGGCGTGGCTGGTGACGATCGCCCACCGGAAGGCGCTCGACCACATCCGTGCCCGCGACCGGCGGCCCGTCCCCACCGACGAACTGCCGGAGCAGACCACCGACCGCGGACTTCCCGGCGGCCACGACCCGGAGTTGTGGAAGGCGGTCGGCGCCCTGCCGATGAAGCAGCGGGCAGCGGTGGCGTATCACTACCTGGCCGGGCTGCCGTACACGGAGATCGCGGTGATCCTGGGCAACTCCCCGGCCGCGTCGCGGCGGGCGGCCGCGGACGGCGTTGCGGCGCTACGCAAGACCCTCTCGATCTCTGTGAGTGGAGACATCACATGA
- a CDS encoding TetR/AcrR family transcriptional regulator, with protein MTVEGAQRSSSWREYTDQGLSKVLAAALAAFVEKGYDGASIREIASRAGLSVPGLYHHYPSKQALLVGLTNVVMRDLLDRSRAAVSEAGPTPGERFDAVIESLLRFHMYRREQAFVASRETRSMEPESRQAYIALRDEQQEMLDDIVRDGVAAGHFRTPFPEDASRAVVTMCVAVSTWYREDGPLSPDELVDRYLAIARSAVGASG; from the coding sequence ATGACGGTAGAGGGCGCCCAGCGCAGCAGCTCCTGGCGCGAGTACACCGACCAGGGGTTGTCGAAGGTTCTGGCCGCGGCGCTGGCGGCGTTCGTCGAGAAGGGGTACGACGGCGCGTCGATCCGTGAGATCGCGTCACGTGCGGGGCTCTCGGTCCCCGGTCTCTATCACCATTACCCGTCCAAGCAGGCGTTGCTGGTGGGGCTGACGAATGTCGTGATGCGAGATCTCCTCGATCGCAGTCGCGCGGCGGTGTCCGAGGCGGGCCCGACACCGGGGGAGCGGTTCGACGCGGTCATCGAGTCGTTGCTGCGGTTCCACATGTACCGCCGCGAGCAGGCCTTCGTCGCCTCCCGTGAGACGCGGAGCATGGAACCGGAGAGCAGGCAGGCGTACATCGCGCTGCGCGACGAGCAGCAGGAGATGCTCGACGACATCGTCCGCGACGGGGTGGCGGCCGGGCATTTCCGGACACCGTTCCCGGAGGACGCGAGCCGTGCCGTGGTCACCATGTGCGTCGCGGTGTCCACCTGGTACCGCGAGGACGGGCCGTTGTCGCCCGACGAACTGGTCGACCGGTACCTGGCGATCGCGAGGAGCGCCGTCGGCGCATCCGGCTGA
- a CDS encoding DNA-3-methyladenine glycosylase family protein gives MRVRLPYRGPFTHAPLWGALRAHTVSGLERHDPDGTHTRVVDGPHGPALVSVLVRSADGYVEAHLTPADPDDVEALTATIRRWLDLDADPLPIDVALSRHPQLAPLVAQRPGLRRLGSVDGFETAVLTVLGQQVSLAAARTFGSRLVAAYGRPVHDGFFAFPAPQTLAALAPEQFRSTLGLTGARARTVLALAEAASNGLRLGADTDPAEFRAGLLALPGIGPWTADYLTVRVLGDPDAFTPDDLVLKRALGVKTGRQAAELAEAWRPWRAYALFHLWTDEAY, from the coding sequence ATGAGAGTGCGCTTGCCGTATCGGGGTCCGTTCACCCATGCACCGCTGTGGGGTGCGCTCCGCGCGCACACCGTGTCCGGGCTCGAGCGGCACGACCCCGACGGAACCCACACCCGGGTGGTGGACGGACCGCACGGGCCTGCGCTGGTGTCCGTTCTCGTGCGTTCCGCCGACGGGTACGTCGAGGCGCACCTGACACCGGCGGACCCGGACGATGTCGAGGCGTTGACCGCCACGATCCGGCGCTGGCTCGACCTCGATGCGGATCCGCTGCCGATCGACGTCGCGTTGAGCCGCCACCCGCAGCTTGCTCCGCTGGTGGCGCAGCGGCCGGGACTGCGGCGCCTGGGGAGCGTGGACGGGTTCGAGACGGCGGTCCTGACCGTTCTCGGGCAACAGGTTTCGCTGGCCGCTGCCCGGACGTTCGGCAGCCGCCTCGTGGCCGCGTACGGCCGACCCGTTCACGACGGCTTCTTCGCGTTCCCCGCACCGCAGACGCTGGCGGCGCTCGCACCCGAACAGTTCCGTTCGACCCTCGGTCTCACCGGGGCCCGGGCCAGGACGGTGCTCGCACTCGCCGAGGCCGCGTCGAACGGACTTCGCCTCGGAGCGGACACCGACCCGGCCGAGTTCCGGGCCGGTCTGCTCGCGCTGCCCGGCATCGGTCCGTGGACGGCGGACTATCTGACGGTGCGGGTACTGGGCGACCCGGACGCGTTCACACCCGACGACCTCGTCCTCAAACGCGCGCTGGGGGTCAAGACCGGCAGGCAGGCAGCGGAACTCGCCGAGGCGTGGCGGCCCTGGCGGGCCTACGCCCTGTTCCACCTGTGGACGGACGAAGCGTATTAG
- a CDS encoding SRPBCC family protein: MIHVRHSAIAAVPLHVAFAYIDDYRTVPDWMFGVSEFRPIGEFDQGLESTFDAAIHIGPSTLRSRLEVTEWVQDRVITLASLDGAANSSTWEFTAHGEDKTEISVDFAYKLPGGLTGKALGLIVEPFVETAVKNTEATLRQNLEELYAKRAR, translated from the coding sequence ATGATCCATGTCCGTCACTCCGCGATCGCAGCCGTGCCCCTCCACGTGGCCTTCGCGTACATCGACGACTACCGGACGGTGCCCGACTGGATGTTCGGGGTCTCGGAGTTCCGTCCGATCGGCGAATTCGACCAGGGGCTGGAGTCGACATTCGACGCCGCGATACACATCGGCCCGAGCACCCTGCGGTCCCGTCTCGAGGTCACCGAGTGGGTGCAGGACCGGGTCATCACCCTGGCGTCGCTCGACGGCGCCGCCAACTCCTCCACCTGGGAGTTCACCGCGCACGGTGAGGACAAGACCGAGATCAGCGTGGACTTCGCGTACAAACTCCCCGGCGGTCTCACCGGCAAGGCCCTCGGTCTCATCGTCGAACCGTTCGTCGAAACGGCCGTGAAGAACACCGAGGCCACCCTGCGGCAGAACCTCGAGGAGTTGTACGCGAAGCGCGCCCGCTAG
- a CDS encoding 2OG-Fe(II) oxygenase, which translates to MSTVTHRVNALDWPTLHAETDAAGCAQSEQILTAEECGQIADMYEEVERFRSTVDMARHRFGSGQYRYFDYPLPEVVAELRAAFYPKLLPVARDWAVKLRQPSPWPDTLDEWLDLCHDAGQKRATPILLSYRANDWNALHRDLYGELVFPLQVVIGLDRPGVDHEGGEFMLVEQRPRAQSRGTVTTLRQGHALIFTTRDRPVRSTRGWSTGPVRHGVSTIRRGTRRTLGLVLHDAE; encoded by the coding sequence ATGAGCACCGTGACGCACCGCGTGAACGCTCTGGATTGGCCGACACTGCACGCCGAGACCGACGCCGCGGGATGCGCGCAATCGGAGCAGATCCTGACCGCCGAGGAGTGCGGGCAGATCGCGGACATGTACGAGGAGGTCGAGCGTTTCCGGTCCACCGTCGACATGGCCCGGCACCGCTTCGGCTCGGGACAGTACCGGTACTTCGACTATCCGCTGCCGGAGGTCGTGGCCGAACTCCGCGCCGCGTTCTACCCGAAACTGCTTCCCGTGGCTCGGGACTGGGCGGTCAAGCTGAGGCAGCCGTCGCCCTGGCCGGACACCCTGGACGAATGGCTTGATCTGTGCCACGACGCCGGTCAGAAACGGGCCACGCCGATCCTGCTCAGTTACCGCGCGAACGACTGGAACGCCCTGCACCGCGATCTCTACGGCGAACTCGTGTTCCCGTTGCAGGTGGTGATCGGACTCGACCGTCCGGGGGTGGATCACGAGGGCGGCGAGTTCATGCTGGTGGAGCAGCGGCCCCGCGCCCAGTCGCGAGGCACGGTGACGACGCTGCGGCAAGGGCATGCGCTGATCTTCACCACCCGGGACCGTCCCGTACGTTCGACCCGCGGTTGGTCGACGGGACCGGTACGGCACGGCGTCAGCACCATCAGACGCGGCACCCGCCGGACCCTCGGCCTGGTCCTGCACGATGCCGAGTGA
- a CDS encoding alpha-ketoglutarate-dependent dioxygenase AlkB family protein produces MSALIPRPRTVVAPGAVHVPDWLTLEEQRHLVAECRGWATAPVPMRAAQLPTGHRMSVQTVCLGWHWKPYSYSRTADDAGGGRVAPVPDWLVELGRRAVGEAYGQPAAGYTPDAALINFYDDAAKMGMHQDKEERSDAPVVSLSIGDTCTFRFGNTATRTKPYTDVELLSGDLFVFGGESRFAYHGVPKVFPGTSDPDCGLTTGRLNITLRVTGLEDT; encoded by the coding sequence ATGTCTGCCTTGATACCCCGCCCCCGGACCGTGGTCGCGCCCGGTGCCGTCCACGTCCCCGACTGGCTCACGCTGGAAGAGCAACGCCACCTGGTGGCCGAATGCCGGGGATGGGCCACCGCGCCGGTCCCGATGCGGGCCGCGCAACTGCCGACGGGCCACCGCATGTCGGTGCAGACGGTGTGCCTCGGCTGGCACTGGAAGCCGTATTCCTACTCGCGGACCGCCGACGACGCGGGCGGTGGGCGTGTCGCGCCGGTGCCCGACTGGCTGGTCGAACTCGGCAGGCGGGCGGTCGGCGAGGCCTACGGGCAGCCCGCCGCCGGGTACACACCCGATGCCGCGCTGATCAACTTCTACGACGACGCCGCGAAGATGGGCATGCACCAGGACAAGGAGGAACGATCCGACGCGCCCGTGGTGTCGTTGAGCATCGGCGACACGTGCACGTTCCGGTTCGGGAACACCGCCACCCGCACCAAGCCGTACACCGACGTCGAACTGCTGTCCGGCGACCTGTTCGTGTTCGGCGGCGAGTCCCGCTTCGCGTATCACGGAGTGCCGAAAGTGTTTCCCGGCACGAGTGATCCGGACTGCGGGTTGACTACGGGCCGATTGAACATCACGTTGCGGGTGACGGGTCTCGAGGACACATGA
- a CDS encoding methylated-DNA--[protein]-cysteine S-methyltransferase, with amino-acid sequence MNADRAAHTVIDSPIGPLTLASVGGVLSGIYMVEHRHQPNPATFGDRDTAGFDEATTQLAEYFDGRRTDFTVPLAARGTPFQKRVWDALRTIPYGDTWTYGQLADSLGTPTAVRAVAAANGRNPISIIIPCHRVIGSNGSLTGYAGGLDRKRFLLEREAERAGLRLSR; translated from the coding sequence GTGAATGCCGACCGAGCAGCACACACTGTCATCGATTCGCCGATCGGCCCCCTGACGCTGGCGAGCGTCGGCGGGGTGCTGAGCGGCATCTACATGGTCGAACACCGGCACCAGCCGAATCCCGCGACGTTCGGGGACCGCGACACCGCAGGGTTCGACGAGGCAACCACTCAGCTCGCCGAATACTTCGACGGACGGCGCACCGATTTCACCGTTCCGCTCGCCGCGCGGGGCACCCCGTTCCAGAAACGGGTGTGGGACGCACTGCGCACCATCCCGTACGGCGACACGTGGACGTATGGTCAGCTGGCCGATTCCCTCGGCACCCCGACTGCGGTGCGCGCGGTGGCGGCGGCGAACGGCAGGAATCCGATCAGCATCATCATTCCCTGTCACCGAGTGATCGGGAGCAACGGCAGCCTGACGGGGTATGCGGGCGGTCTCGACCGCAAACGGTTCCTGCTCGAACGCGAAGCGGAACGGGCGGGGCTCCGGCTGAGCCGATGA
- a CDS encoding methylated-DNA--[protein]-cysteine S-methyltransferase: MNMPDIVYSLYPLDSPVEQKLRERLAVAAAEAGLLDVAYRTLDTPVGSLLLAATDRGLVRVAFPSQDHDAVLQTLAEQISPRILRAPARLDRVAHEIDEYFLGRRTSFDVPLDFRLSKGFRLEVLRHLPDIDYGHTASYAAVAVAAGSPKAVRAVGTACALNPLPVVVPCHRVVRSDGSMGQYAGGPEAKSILLTLEAAA, from the coding sequence ATGAACATGCCCGACATCGTCTATTCCCTGTACCCGCTGGACTCCCCGGTGGAGCAGAAACTGCGTGAGCGTCTCGCCGTCGCCGCCGCCGAAGCCGGGCTCCTCGACGTCGCGTACCGGACACTCGACACCCCGGTCGGTTCGCTGCTGCTCGCCGCCACCGATCGCGGGCTGGTGCGGGTCGCCTTCCCCAGCCAGGATCACGATGCCGTGCTGCAGACCCTCGCCGAGCAGATCAGTCCCCGGATCCTGCGCGCACCGGCCCGGCTCGACCGGGTCGCCCACGAGATCGACGAGTACTTCCTCGGCAGGCGCACGAGCTTCGACGTCCCGCTGGACTTCCGGCTGTCCAAGGGATTCCGGCTCGAGGTGCTGCGCCATCTCCCCGACATCGACTACGGGCACACCGCCAGTTACGCTGCGGTCGCGGTCGCCGCGGGCAGTCCGAAAGCGGTGCGTGCGGTCGGCACCGCGTGCGCGCTCAATCCGCTGCCCGTGGTGGTGCCCTGCCACCGGGTGGTCCGCAGCGACGGCAGCATGGGCCAATACGCCGGCGGGCCGGAGGCCAAGTCGATTCTGCTGACCCTGGAGGCGGCGGCATGA
- a CDS encoding SDR family NAD(P)-dependent oxidoreductase: MSRSALITGASRGIGLGIATRLAEQGYGLTITARDRERLDAVAADLRTAGAKDVVVVAGDLADEESAGRVVEAHADGFGSLNALVLNAGVGTAGAIGEFPMRRFDKSLGVNLRAPFSLLQQSLPLLRTGAAENPGRGSKVVALASITGVYAEAGLAVYGATKAALISLTETLNVEESGNGISATALAPAYVDTDMAAWTHDTIPPETMIEVNDIVELVDAVLRLSSRAVVPKIVVGRAGTDGYRA, translated from the coding sequence ATGAGCCGCAGCGCACTGATCACCGGCGCCTCGCGTGGCATCGGACTCGGCATCGCCACCCGCCTCGCGGAGCAGGGGTACGGGCTGACGATCACGGCCCGCGACCGGGAACGGCTCGACGCGGTGGCCGCCGACCTGCGGACCGCAGGCGCGAAGGACGTCGTCGTGGTCGCGGGGGATCTCGCCGACGAGGAGTCGGCGGGACGAGTCGTCGAGGCGCACGCCGACGGCTTCGGTTCGCTGAACGCACTGGTACTCAATGCCGGGGTAGGCACCGCCGGCGCCATCGGCGAATTCCCGATGCGCCGATTCGACAAGAGCCTGGGCGTCAACCTGCGGGCGCCGTTCAGCCTGTTGCAGCAGTCGCTGCCGCTGCTCCGGACGGGTGCGGCGGAGAACCCGGGACGCGGATCCAAGGTCGTCGCCCTGGCATCGATCACCGGTGTGTACGCCGAGGCAGGGCTCGCCGTCTACGGGGCGACCAAGGCCGCGCTGATCTCGCTCACCGAGACGCTGAACGTGGAGGAGTCGGGCAACGGGATCTCCGCGACCGCACTCGCCCCGGCCTACGTCGACACCGACATGGCCGCGTGGACGCACGACACGATTCCACCCGAGACGATGATCGAGGTGAACGACATCGTCGAACTCGTCGACGCCGTGCTGCGGCTGTCCTCACGCGCGGTGGTCCCGAAGATCGTCGTCGGACGTGCCGGAACGGACGGGTACCGCGCCTAG